The following are from one region of the Halarcobacter sp. genome:
- a CDS encoding CCA tRNA nucleotidyltransferase has protein sequence MPILVGGCVRDHLLNIPSKDFDIELYNTTSLTSVENCLKKYGNVKEVGKSFGVLLLSTPEFSFDFALARQEKKIEDGHKGFEVITSSSLTYKEASLRRDFTINSIGYDFFEKNFLDPFNGIEDLKNKTIKHIKDETFIEDALRVYRATQFSSRFDFKIDSNTKKLCKNMVDTVEFKTLPKERVFEELKKLFLKSPKPSIGMEILKEFGILKYFPELEALVGCIQDEEYHPEGDVWVHTLMTLDEMVKLKTGDEYRDLYLFYALLCHDLGKPYCTKEIDGRITSHKHEALGVKPTETFLNRITNEKKFIEKVIPLVKNHLAPFQLYKADSSIKAVKRLSLKCNIEDLCIVCLADCKGRTIPDKKKCDDAISWVLERAREMNISQEGLKPYIQGRDLINLGMKPSKEFKDILDFALNLQIDENFDKEIILEKIKEKYIK, from the coding sequence TTGCCAATACTTGTAGGTGGCTGTGTAAGAGACCACTTATTAAATATTCCATCAAAAGATTTTGATATTGAGCTTTATAATACCACTTCTTTAACTAGTGTAGAGAACTGCCTTAAAAAATATGGAAATGTTAAAGAGGTAGGAAAATCTTTTGGAGTTTTACTTCTATCAACTCCTGAATTTAGTTTTGATTTTGCATTAGCAAGACAAGAGAAAAAAATAGAAGATGGGCATAAAGGTTTTGAAGTAATTACTTCATCTTCATTAACTTACAAGGAAGCTAGCCTAAGAAGAGATTTTACAATTAATTCTATTGGTTATGATTTTTTTGAAAAAAATTTTTTGGACCCATTTAATGGCATAGAAGATTTAAAAAATAAGACTATAAAACATATAAAAGATGAAACTTTTATTGAAGATGCCTTAAGAGTTTATAGAGCTACACAATTTTCTTCTAGATTTGATTTTAAGATTGATTCCAATACAAAAAAACTTTGTAAAAATATGGTAGATACTGTTGAATTTAAAACATTACCAAAAGAGAGAGTTTTTGAAGAGTTAAAAAAACTTTTTTTAAAATCTCCAAAACCTTCTATAGGAATGGAGATTTTAAAAGAGTTTGGCATACTTAAATATTTTCCAGAATTAGAGGCTTTAGTAGGGTGTATTCAAGATGAAGAGTATCATCCTGAGGGTGATGTTTGGGTTCATACCTTAATGACTCTTGATGAGATGGTTAAACTTAAAACCGGTGATGAATATAGAGATTTATATCTGTTTTATGCTTTACTTTGTCATGATTTAGGAAAACCTTATTGTACAAAAGAGATTGATGGCAGAATAACCTCTCATAAGCATGAAGCTTTAGGGGTCAAACCTACTGAAACTTTTTTAAATAGAATAACAAATGAAAAAAAATTTATAGAAAAAGTGATTCCATTAGTTAAAAACCATTTAGCACCATTTCAATTATACAAAGCAGACTCATCTATTAAAGCAGTTAAAAGATTGTCTTTAAAATGTAATATTGAAGATTTATGCATAGTATGTTTGGCTGATTGTAAAGGAAGAACAATCCCAGATAAGAAAAAATGTGATGATGCAATATCTTGGGTTTTAGAAAGAGCCAGAGAGATGAATATCTCACAAGAGGGATTAAAACCTTATATTCAAGGAAGAGATTTGATAAATTTAGGTATGAAACCCTCTAAAGAGTTTAAAGACATTTTAGATTTTGCATTAAATCTTCAAATAGATGAAAACTTTGATAAAGAAATTATCTTAGAAAAGATAAAAGAGAAGTATATAAAATAG
- a CDS encoding mechanosensitive ion channel domain-containing protein has protein sequence MEVYLSKLLDLTIEYAPKLALAIITLIFGLWIIAIIINLFEKTLIASKVDKTLIPFLKSLTSWGLKILLFISVASMIGIATTSFVAVLGAAGLAIGLALQGSLSNFAGGVLLLVFKPYKVGDVIESQGFRGKVEEIQIFNTILVTFQNRTIIIPNSVVSSNSIVNISGRGTIRADIEIGISYSSNIDKAKEVILSTVAKNEKVLKNPACEVGVKALADSSVNLLVMPWCKPEDYWEVFFGLTEDIKKALDANEITIPFPQRDVHIINS, from the coding sequence ATGGAAGTTTATCTTTCTAAATTATTAGATTTAACTATTGAGTATGCTCCTAAACTTGCTTTAGCAATTATTACACTTATATTTGGACTTTGGATTATTGCAATAATAATTAATCTATTTGAAAAAACATTAATTGCTTCAAAAGTTGACAAAACACTTATCCCTTTTCTAAAAAGTTTAACCTCATGGGGTCTTAAAATTTTATTATTTATCTCAGTTGCTTCAATGATAGGTATTGCAACAACATCTTTTGTGGCAGTACTTGGTGCTGCAGGTTTAGCAATCGGTTTAGCCTTACAAGGTTCACTTTCTAATTTTGCAGGTGGTGTTTTATTACTTGTATTTAAACCATATAAAGTTGGAGATGTTATTGAATCACAAGGATTTAGAGGTAAAGTTGAAGAGATACAAATCTTTAATACTATTTTAGTCACTTTCCAAAATAGAACAATTATAATCCCAAACTCAGTTGTATCTTCTAATTCTATTGTAAATATAAGTGGTAGAGGTACTATTCGTGCTGATATTGAAATAGGTATCTCTTACAGTAGTAATATTGACAAAGCTAAAGAGGTGATTTTAAGTACTGTAGCTAAAAATGAAAAAGTTTTAAAAAATCCTGCTTGTGAAGTAGGAGTTAAAGCTTTAGCTGATAGCTCAGTTAATTTATTGGTTATGCCGTGGTGTAAACCAGAAGATTATTGGGAAGTGTTTTTTGGACTAACAGAGGATATAAAAAAAGCTCTTGATGCAAATGAAATTACTATTCCTTTCCCACAAAGAGATGTTCATATTATCAATTCATAA
- a CDS encoding apolipoprotein N-acyltransferase, whose translation MFLVKRDNFNKTYIIKGLIVALFFSAFIYLAYFNIEYKILNTILGLVSLYLILKINRKTLFTSGFFIGIFWFYWIGNSFEYYGLKEISFLAPLGFGIGYAFLFLLIGIFEFTIYRVFILFILSFIHPLGFNWFIPELIFIDSYLETSKISFALILLALVIFIEMPKKIKLLAFIPLFFTYHNVGEYIDNPSNIKISMPQLNIAQDQKWIKDNVPTLIEQNLALIDKAIEEKNDLIILPETVFPIVLNNEEFLLAELIDKSFDINIIAGALYKEENSYYNATYHIAKGKVEIAKKVVLVPFGEEIPFPKFIADLINNIFYDGAEDYKKADRPTNFVINGTKFRNAICYEATSDKIFQNLDDVKYMIAISNNAWFTPSTEPVLQNLLLKYYAKKYDITIFHSVNGSENNIIRP comes from the coding sequence ATGTTTTTAGTAAAACGCGACAATTTTAACAAAACTTATATAATAAAAGGCTTGATAGTTGCCTTATTTTTTAGTGCTTTTATTTACCTTGCATATTTTAATATTGAATATAAAATTTTAAACACCATATTAGGTTTAGTTTCTCTATATTTAATTCTTAAAATTAATAGAAAAACTCTTTTTACAAGTGGTTTTTTTATTGGTATATTTTGGTTTTATTGGATAGGAAACTCTTTTGAATATTATGGTTTAAAAGAGATATCTTTTTTAGCTCCATTAGGTTTTGGTATAGGATATGCATTTCTTTTTTTACTTATTGGTATTTTTGAATTTACAATTTACAGGGTATTTATACTATTTATTTTATCTTTTATCCATCCTTTAGGATTTAATTGGTTCATCCCTGAATTAATATTTATAGACAGCTATTTAGAAACATCAAAAATATCTTTTGCCCTTATACTTTTAGCTTTGGTTATATTTATTGAGATGCCTAAGAAAATAAAACTTTTAGCCTTCATACCATTATTTTTTACTTATCATAATGTTGGAGAATATATAGATAATCCTTCTAATATAAAAATATCCATGCCACAATTAAATATTGCTCAAGATCAAAAATGGATTAAAGATAATGTTCCTACACTTATAGAACAAAATTTAGCTCTTATTGATAAAGCAATTGAAGAAAAAAATGATTTGATTATTCTTCCAGAAACTGTATTTCCTATAGTTCTTAATAATGAAGAGTTTTTACTTGCTGAATTGATTGATAAATCTTTTGATATAAATATTATTGCTGGGGCTTTATATAAAGAGGAAAATAGTTATTATAATGCAACATACCATATAGCAAAAGGAAAAGTTGAAATTGCAAAAAAAGTTGTACTTGTACCTTTTGGAGAAGAGATACCCTTTCCTAAATTTATCGCAGACTTAATTAATAACATATTTTATGATGGTGCAGAAGATTATAAAAAAGCAGATCGACCAACAAATTTTGTAATTAACGGCACAAAATTTAGAAATGCAATTTGTTATGAAGCAACAAGTGATAAAATATTTCAAAATCTAGATGATGTTAAATATATGATTGCAATATCAAATAATGCTTGGTTTACTCCATCTACAGAACCTGTTTTGCAAAATTTATTGTTGAAATATTATGCAAAAAAATACGACATAACAATATTTCACTCTGTAAATGGTAGTGAAAACAATATCATTAGACCTTAA
- the yajC gene encoding preprotein translocase subunit YajC yields the protein MEGQSADLLSSLLPLVALFAIFYFLIIRPQQKQAKQHKEMIAGLKKGDKIVTNGGLMVEITKAEEDFFVVKNHDNTEMKLAKEFVAKLLD from the coding sequence ATGGAAGGTCAAAGTGCAGATTTATTAAGCTCATTATTACCTCTTGTTGCATTGTTTGCTATTTTTTATTTTTTAATTATCAGACCGCAACAAAAACAGGCTAAGCAGCATAAAGAAATGATTGCTGGTCTTAAAAAAGGTGATAAAATTGTAACAAATGGTGGCTTAATGGTAGAAATTACTAAAGCAGAAGAAGATTTTTTTGTAGTTAAAAACCATGATAACACTGAAATGAAACTTGCAAAAGAGTTTGTTGCAAAACTTTTAGACTAA
- the secD gene encoding protein translocase subunit SecD, with protein MKIFNYRLIIFILSIIFGVVFSVPSFLQTDSGKKISLGLDLQGGLHMLLGVKTEEAVTSKIKSIATSIKYFADDEEVLIEDLSIKDNTVHFTVLDKDELPKVDEMLNSIKGLDVTKEDINYKIALTNEEQLITKDLAVAQAVETIRNRLDQFGLAEPNVVRQGETDIVVELPGIKTAEDEKAARELISKPANLELMAVDEERADQVYSLTKYQAAQYGDIILEDTNNPQIKYLVKEIPILNGSQVIDAKVAFDQGNQPIINFTLNSSGSRIFGDFTGKNVGKRLAVVLDGKVYSAPNIRERIGGGSGQISGGFSTVEAGNVAIALRSGALPASVELLEKRSVGPSLGADSIQASMIALISGFVIVFVFMIVYYRNAGIIANVALISNIFIIISVMAMFGATLTLPGMAGIVLTVGMAVDANVIIGERIRELLRAGMSIPKAIEDGYSNAMSAILDANITTLLVAVILYAYGTGPIKGFAVTISIGILASMLTAILGTHGIYEALLPKMTKDKNLKKWFGIK; from the coding sequence TTGAAAATCTTTAATTACAGACTAATTATTTTTATTTTAAGTATAATTTTTGGAGTTGTATTCTCTGTTCCCTCTTTTTTACAAACTGACAGCGGCAAAAAAATCTCTTTGGGGCTTGATTTACAAGGTGGTTTACATATGCTTCTTGGAGTTAAGACAGAAGAAGCAGTAACTTCTAAAATTAAATCAATTGCAACATCTATTAAATATTTTGCAGATGATGAAGAGGTGCTAATAGAAGATTTATCTATAAAAGATAATACTGTACATTTTACAGTGCTTGACAAAGATGAACTTCCAAAAGTTGATGAGATGTTAAACTCTATTAAAGGCTTAGATGTTACTAAAGAGGATATCAACTATAAAATTGCTCTTACAAATGAAGAACAACTTATTACAAAAGATTTAGCAGTAGCACAAGCTGTTGAAACTATTAGAAACAGACTTGACCAATTTGGTTTGGCTGAACCAAATGTTGTTAGACAAGGTGAAACTGATATAGTTGTTGAATTACCAGGTATAAAAACAGCTGAAGATGAAAAAGCTGCTAGAGAGCTTATATCTAAACCAGCAAATCTTGAACTTATGGCAGTAGATGAAGAAAGAGCAGATCAAGTTTATTCTTTAACAAAATATCAAGCAGCACAATATGGGGATATTATCTTAGAAGATACAAATAATCCTCAAATCAAATATTTAGTAAAAGAGATTCCAATTTTAAATGGTAGTCAAGTTATTGATGCTAAGGTTGCTTTTGATCAAGGAAACCAACCAATTATTAATTTTACACTAAATAGTAGTGGATCAAGAATTTTTGGAGATTTTACTGGTAAAAATGTTGGGAAAAGACTTGCAGTTGTATTAGATGGAAAAGTTTACTCAGCACCAAATATCAGAGAAAGAATTGGTGGTGGTTCTGGTCAAATCTCAGGAGGATTTTCAACAGTTGAGGCTGGAAATGTTGCTATTGCTTTAAGATCAGGTGCTTTACCTGCTTCAGTTGAATTATTAGAAAAAAGAAGTGTTGGTCCAAGTCTTGGTGCTGATTCTATTCAAGCATCTATGATAGCTCTTATCTCAGGATTTGTAATTGTATTTGTATTTATGATTGTTTATTATAGAAATGCTGGAATTATTGCAAATGTTGCTCTTATCTCAAATATATTTATTATTATCTCAGTAATGGCAATGTTTGGAGCTACTTTAACACTACCAGGTATGGCGGGTATCGTTTTAACTGTTGGTATGGCAGTTGATGCCAATGTAATTATTGGAGAAAGAATTAGAGAATTATTAAGAGCAGGTATGTCTATACCAAAGGCTATTGAAGATGGATATTCAAATGCAATGAGTGCAATTCTTGATGCAAATATTACTACACTTTTAGTTGCTGTAATTCTTTATGCTTATGGTACAGGACCAATTAAAGGTTTTGCTGTAACAATTTCAATTGGTATTTTAGCATCTATGTTAACAGCAATTTTAGGTACACATGGAATTTATGAAGCTTTATTGCCTAAAATGACAAAAGACAAAAACTTAAAAAAATGGTTTGGGATTAAATAA
- the secF gene encoding protein translocase subunit SecF, which produces MEIFKSGKIYDFMGKRIPFLGLSSLLIIASIVLLLTKGVNFGIDFAGGTIVQVKYEKPAPIDKIRDVLNNTDYKGSSITEFGSPEEVVIRITGSSSNLANDIGDEMHRILDSTGNFEVRRVDMVGPKVGGELREKGLMALGLSLIVILIYVSFRFEWRFAVASILALAHDITIALGAISLFNIEVNLDILAAILTILGYSLNDTIIVFDRIREGISTSKENLLNSVVNESVSRTLSRTTLTSLTTFFVVATLFAFGGEIIHGFAFTMLVGIIVGTYSSIFIAASFLVQLKFSIANFREKEAEKVKRQKEKEKIRAMYEKGTV; this is translated from the coding sequence ATGGAAATTTTTAAAAGTGGAAAAATTTATGATTTTATGGGTAAAAGAATCCCATTTCTTGGCTTATCAAGTTTATTAATTATTGCTTCTATTGTATTATTACTTACAAAAGGCGTAAATTTTGGAATTGATTTTGCCGGTGGAACTATTGTTCAAGTTAAATATGAAAAACCAGCTCCAATTGACAAAATTAGAGATGTATTAAATAATACAGACTATAAAGGTTCATCAATTACTGAATTTGGTTCACCTGAAGAGGTTGTTATTAGAATCACAGGTTCATCTTCAAATCTTGCAAATGATATTGGTGATGAGATGCATAGAATTCTTGATTCAACAGGTAACTTTGAAGTAAGAAGAGTTGATATGGTTGGGCCAAAAGTTGGTGGTGAACTTAGAGAAAAAGGTTTAATGGCTTTAGGATTGTCTTTAATTGTAATCTTAATTTATGTTTCATTTAGATTTGAATGGAGATTTGCCGTTGCTTCAATCTTAGCATTAGCACACGATATCACTATTGCTTTAGGTGCAATATCTTTATTTAATATAGAAGTAAATTTAGATATCCTAGCTGCGATTTTAACAATCTTAGGATACTCTCTAAACGATACAATTATTGTATTTGACAGAATTAGAGAAGGGATTTCAACATCTAAAGAAAACTTATTAAATTCAGTTGTAAATGAATCAGTAAGTAGAACCTTATCAAGAACAACACTTACATCATTAACAACATTTTTCGTTGTTGCAACACTATTTGCATTTGGTGGAGAGATTATCCACGGATTTGCATTTACAATGCTTGTAGGTATTATAGTTGGAACATATTCATCTATTTTCATTGCAGCATCATTCTTAGTTCAATTAAAATTCTCAATTGCTAATTTTAGAGAAAAAGAAGCAGAGAAAGTAAAAAGACAAAAAGAGAAAGAGAAGATTAGAGCGATGTATGAGAAAGGAACAGTCTAA
- a CDS encoding DUF6394 family protein — translation MDWGKVTYIFFSLMSLTTTAGFLYEPNAVALFLAAGVNVISTILKIGVKNLLAAELLASSLVADLHLIPAFMVLTFIGDEPMSTSLAIGAVVANIFSIALALIESAKSQDKEEY, via the coding sequence ATGGATTGGGGTAAGGTAACTTATATATTCTTTTCGCTTATGTCTTTAACTACTACAGCAGGTTTTTTATATGAACCAAATGCAGTTGCTCTGTTTTTAGCAGCAGGTGTTAATGTTATATCAACAATATTAAAAATTGGTGTTAAGAACCTCCTCGCAGCAGAATTATTAGCTAGTTCATTAGTTGCAGACTTACATCTTATTCCTGCATTTATGGTATTAACATTTATTGGAGATGAACCTATGTCTACATCTCTTGCAATTGGTGCGGTTGTAGCAAATATATTCTCAATAGCTTTAGCTTTAATTGAGAGCGCAAAAAGTCAAGATAAGGAAGAGTATTAA
- the leuS gene encoding leucine--tRNA ligase produces the protein MEYNPQEIEAKWQNYWNENGSFEPQNDYKKDKKYILSMFPYPSGRIHMGHVRNYCLGDAFARYFRKADFNVLHPIGWDSFGMPAENAAIKHKLHPKKWTYENIDYMRDELKALGLSFSAKREFATSDELYTRWEQEFIIKMYEEGLLYRKSTTVNWCEPCHTVLANEQVEEGCCWRCDTPVEQKEMPGYYVAITKYAQELLDDLKTLEGEWPSQVLTMQENWIGRSEGLEFTFELSKESRYKLDKQFSSYKVFTTRPDTIYGISYSALAPEHPIVKYLVDNKLLDDDKLDAIKAMQKVSERDRATMPKEGVSLEIDVIHPLTGERVPVWVANFVLSSYGGGAVMAVPAHDIRDFEFAKEYNLPIKQVIEGPDGLFDKLTEAYTGEGKLVNSEGFSGLSNTKAKKSIIYHFEQNSFGTKQINYKLRDWGVSRQRYWGAPIPFVHCDDCGLVPEKTENLPIALPEDVEITGEGNPLDTHPTWKKCKCPKCGKEATRETDTLDTFVQSSWYFLRYATNPQKWTKEGVSKSDSDYWMDVDQYIGGIEHAILHLLYARFFTKVLNDLGYTNSREPFKKLLTQGMVLKDGAKMSKSKGNVVDPDLIVEKYGADTARLFILFAAPPTKELEWNDSAVDGAFRFIKKFAQRSEHITQNGIENFKNIDHSSLNKEEKEARRKVYEALEKSNDVFNKTYAFNTLIAASMEAMNALQVQDNELVWAEGYYILTNILEPIIPHLSWELAEKLFKRENFNDKIEVKDEVFALDSVTLAVTINGKKRCEIEVSPSASKEEILAIAKETSTKWIEGKELIKEIVVPNKLVNLVVKG, from the coding sequence ATGGAGTATAATCCACAGGAAATTGAGGCAAAGTGGCAAAATTATTGGAATGAAAATGGAAGTTTTGAGCCACAAAATGATTATAAAAAAGATAAAAAATATATTTTAAGTATGTTCCCATACCCAAGTGGTAGAATACACATGGGACACGTTAGGAACTATTGTTTAGGTGATGCTTTTGCAAGATATTTTAGAAAAGCAGATTTTAATGTACTTCATCCTATAGGATGGGACAGTTTTGGTATGCCAGCTGAGAATGCAGCTATTAAACATAAACTTCATCCAAAAAAATGGACTTATGAAAATATTGATTATATGAGAGATGAACTAAAAGCTTTAGGTTTATCTTTTTCTGCAAAAAGAGAGTTCGCAACTTCTGATGAACTATATACAAGATGGGAACAAGAATTTATCATTAAGATGTATGAAGAGGGTCTTTTATATAGAAAATCTACAACAGTAAATTGGTGTGAACCTTGTCATACAGTTCTTGCAAACGAGCAAGTAGAAGAAGGGTGTTGTTGGAGATGTGATACTCCAGTAGAACAAAAAGAGATGCCAGGATATTATGTAGCTATTACAAAATATGCTCAAGAACTTTTAGATGATTTAAAAACCTTAGAGGGTGAGTGGCCATCACAAGTTTTAACTATGCAAGAAAACTGGATAGGAAGAAGTGAAGGTTTAGAGTTTACTTTTGAATTATCAAAAGAATCAAGATATAAGTTAGATAAACAATTCTCTTCTTATAAAGTATTTACAACAAGACCAGATACAATTTATGGAATTTCTTATTCTGCTTTAGCTCCAGAACATCCAATTGTTAAATATCTAGTAGATAATAAATTATTAGATGATGATAAATTAGATGCTATTAAAGCTATGCAAAAAGTAAGTGAAAGAGATAGAGCAACAATGCCTAAAGAGGGTGTTTCTTTAGAGATTGATGTAATCCATCCATTAACAGGAGAAAGAGTTCCTGTATGGGTTGCAAACTTTGTTTTAAGTTCATATGGTGGAGGAGCAGTTATGGCTGTACCTGCACATGATATAAGAGACTTTGAGTTTGCAAAAGAATATAACTTACCAATAAAACAAGTTATTGAAGGTCCAGATGGTTTATTTGATAAGCTAACAGAAGCTTATACTGGTGAAGGTAAATTAGTAAATTCAGAAGGTTTTAGTGGACTTAGTAATACTAAAGCTAAAAAATCTATAATTTACCATTTTGAACAAAACTCATTTGGTACAAAACAAATCAATTACAAATTAAGAGATTGGGGTGTATCAAGACAAAGATATTGGGGTGCACCAATCCCTTTTGTACATTGTGATGATTGTGGTTTAGTTCCTGAAAAAACTGAAAATTTACCAATTGCACTTCCAGAAGATGTGGAGATTACAGGTGAAGGAAATCCACTAGATACACATCCTACTTGGAAAAAATGTAAATGTCCAAAATGTGGAAAAGAAGCTACAAGAGAAACTGATACATTAGATACATTTGTTCAGTCATCTTGGTACTTTTTAAGATATGCAACTAATCCTCAAAAATGGACAAAAGAGGGTGTTTCTAAATCTGATAGTGATTACTGGATGGATGTTGACCAATATATTGGTGGTATTGAACATGCTATTTTACACCTTTTATATGCAAGATTTTTTACAAAAGTATTAAATGACTTAGGTTATACAAACTCAAGAGAGCCATTTAAAAAACTTCTTACTCAAGGTATGGTTTTAAAAGATGGTGCAAAAATGTCAAAATCAAAAGGTAATGTAGTAGACCCAGATTTAATTGTAGAAAAATATGGAGCTGATACAGCTAGATTATTTATCCTTTTTGCTGCACCACCAACAAAAGAGTTAGAGTGGAATGATAGTGCTGTTGATGGTGCATTTAGATTTATTAAAAAGTTTGCACAAAGAAGTGAGCATATTACTCAAAATGGTATAGAAAACTTTAAAAATATAGATCATTCATCTTTAAATAAAGAGGAAAAAGAAGCTAGAAGAAAAGTTTATGAAGCTTTAGAAAAATCTAATGATGTATTTAACAAAACTTATGCATTTAATACTTTAATTGCTGCATCAATGGAAGCTATGAATGCTTTACAAGTACAAGACAATGAACTTGTATGGGCCGAAGGGTATTATATACTTACGAATATTTTAGAGCCAATTATTCCTCACTTATCTTGGGAATTAGCAGAAAAGCTATTTAAAAGAGAAAACTTTAATGATAAAATTGAAGTAAAAGATGAAGTTTTTGCTTTAGATTCAGTAACTTTAGCTGTTACAATTAATGGTAAAAAAAGATGTGAAATAGAAGTAAGTCCAAGTGCATCAAAAGAAGAAATTTTAGCAATAGCTAAAGAGACTTCAACTAAATGGATTGAAGGTAAAGAGTTAATCAAAGAGATTGTAGTTCCAAACAAGTTAGTTAACTTGGTTGTAAAGGGATAA
- a CDS encoding Mur ligase family protein: protein MINFKSASLKEVLSHKTMYYEKIDYSIVSKSWYILSKYLKLPYIIHIIGTNGKGSTGRFLAHYLQKKSYKVLHYSSPHIQKFNERIWINGKDCNDFDLNFANKKLQEYLPLNLLEKLTYFEYTTLLSLILSDGFDYLVFEAGLGGEFDATNVVPSNLSLVTTIDLDHQSFLGNTIEDIAKTKMRSADSKMIIGYQIHKEVYKIAFEVKKELKEEFGRVIEVKKVENFDLLALKKYPLFLQRNLCLVLKALEELKIEIDIKLFDDVKLFGRCQKISDNITVDVGHNPLAAESLREEFKNDKIVLIYNSYKDKDYEKVLNILKPVIKEMIILEIDDKRIVNKNNLLDICKKLNIIINTNSKIRKDENYLVFGSFLVVENFLKSLEIDER from the coding sequence ATGATTAATTTTAAATCAGCCTCTTTAAAAGAGGTTTTAAGTCATAAGACTATGTATTATGAAAAAATAGATTATTCTATTGTAAGTAAATCATGGTATATTTTGTCAAAATATTTAAAACTTCCATATATAATTCATATTATAGGAACAAATGGTAAGGGCTCTACTGGAAGATTTCTTGCACATTATTTACAAAAAAAATCTTATAAAGTATTGCATTATAGTTCACCTCACATTCAAAAATTTAATGAAAGAATATGGATTAATGGTAAAGATTGTAATGATTTTGATTTAAATTTTGCTAATAAAAAATTACAAGAATATTTACCTTTAAATTTGTTGGAAAAACTTACATATTTTGAATATACAACTCTATTATCTTTGATATTAAGTGATGGTTTTGATTACTTAGTATTTGAAGCAGGCTTAGGTGGTGAATTTGATGCTACAAATGTAGTACCTAGTAATTTATCATTGGTTACTACAATAGATTTAGACCATCAAAGTTTTTTAGGTAATACAATAGAAGATATAGCCAAAACTAAAATGCGATCTGCCGATAGTAAGATGATAATTGGATATCAAATTCATAAAGAAGTTTACAAAATAGCATTTGAGGTTAAAAAAGAATTAAAAGAAGAGTTTGGAAGAGTTATTGAAGTTAAAAAAGTTGAAAACTTTGATTTATTAGCTTTAAAAAAATATCCATTATTTCTTCAAAGAAATCTTTGTTTAGTTTTAAAAGCATTGGAAGAATTAAAAATAGAGATAGATATTAAACTATTTGATGATGTTAAACTATTTGGTAGATGTCAAAAAATTTCAGATAATATTACAGTTGATGTAGGGCATAATCCTTTGGCTGCTGAATCTTTACGTGAAGAATTTAAAAATGATAAGATTGTATTGATTTATAATTCATATAAAGATAAGGATTATGAAAAAGTATTAAATATTCTAAAACCAGTCATAAAAGAGATGATAATTTTAGAAATTGATGATAAAAGAATAGTAAATAAAAATAATTTATTAGATATTTGTAAAAAATTGAATATAATAATTAATACTAATTCAAAAATAAGAAAAGATGAAAACTATTTGGTATTTGGTTCTTTTTTAGTAGTAGAAAATTTTTTAAAAAGTTTGGAAATTGATGAAAGATAG